The Lysinibacillus irui sequence TAATGTTAATGACCGTGGCATAAAATCCTTAAACTGCCAAGGCTTATAAACACCTGATTGCTGATCATGCATTAATTGCTCGAAATGTTGACTAGAACGATAACCTACAGTTGCCTGGCGATCACGGAGCTTGTCAGGAAATGGCTGTAAAGTTGTTTGGTTGGGATATGAGTATGTGATGGAAAACGACTCTGTAGGATCAATTTCAGCGAACTCATCTATTTTAGCTGGATGAAAAATTAATACATCACATCCAAGCTCCATTAAAAGTAATAAAAAATAACGTTGGCTAACCGTTGTGTCCCCATACCAAACAACTTTTGGAAAATCATCTGTTGGATTCATTGTTTTTGTCCATTGAATCCAATGATTTTTTAACCATTTCACCATATCAATTAAAAAACGGCGAAATTCATTTGATAGCAGACCTAGTGATTGTTGTTCTTGAAAGAGCTCCACAACTTTAATAGTTGCTAGCTGTAAATGTCGATTCATTACGCTATCATCATGTTTGGGAATTAACTGATGGCCATACATCATCGCCACTAAACGGTTAATTGATAGCCCTTTTGGCGTTTGTTGATGCTGCGATAAAATGGTTTGTATAGCCTGAAAATCCTTTTGCTCAATATGCTTATTTAATTCTTCACTTAAAATATGGATCTGAGGGTTTTGTGACAATGTAAATAATGAATTAAAATAATCATCTTCTTCGATTGGTACGCCTAATACACGAACCGCAATCCTGCTAAAACTCACTTGCTGTGCTGTTTCCTCATAAAATGCACGATCCCTTGGTGAATCTTGAAACGCCTGTAGCCAATCATCAGGGTGACGCTCCAACACTGATTTAATTGTGATTGTTTGCATACAAACGCACCTCCTCAAAATCATCCTCAGCATATGCTGAGGATTTCAATTGTCATAGGACGACTCTACCTTATGACTACAAAAAATATTTGAATAACCTATACAACGGTTTGGTGTGAAGCTATTTGCAAGACCATTTCTAGCAAGTCCTTTGTAAATGCTTCACCGTTGTGAGCCGAGTAAGTTGTATTTTGTAGAATTTTTGGCTGTTTATCCTTTAAATCTCCGTGGTTCGGTGTAAAAGCTACATCAGCCATTGCCAGCATTCCATAATCCATAATAGAGTCACCCGCTGCTATATGCACATCGTATGTACAGAATTCTTTTATATATTCGATAGCCGCTTCCTTTGTCAGTACCTTTGGCATAAAATACAGTTTTTTACCTTGTAGAAGAACATACCAACCATGAGCATCAAACTCTTGAATTATAGCTTGTAATTCATCGTGGGGTAAAACTTCAATATCCACATGATGGACGTAAAAAAGATCATCTATATACAAAGTACGTTGTAGCCATGTTTCAGATTGAATGGTATAAAAATGCTTTAACATATCCTCACGAGGAATAGAGGAATCCTCGATACGTCTGCTTAAGATTTTCGTCCATTTTTCATATGGCTGACCCTTTTCTAATATTGTACCCCCATTGCTTGCAATTGCAAAAGTAGGACACAAATCATTAATAAAATGGATTCTCTTATATTGATGTAACGCCCTAGTCGTAACAGGTACAAAGAGTGTTTGTTGATGTACCTGATGTAATAGTGTTGCGGTTGCCTGCGTCATCATACTCATTGCTTCCTCAGCTTTGTGTTCAACTACCAATGTCTCTGTAGCAGGTGGAAACAGTTTCATCATATGTTTAGAATAAATAAGTGTTCTATCTAAATCCGATGTAAATAGTATCATCTTAATCTCCTCTATATTTCTTTTATTAAACCACAACATGCATAGGACATATTAGAATATTCTTCTATTACTATATGTTTTTCTTGGGCAAGAAATAAAATATGTT is a genomic window containing:
- a CDS encoding YceG family protein yields the protein MQTITIKSVLERHPDDWLQAFQDSPRDRAFYEETAQQVSFSRIAVRVLGVPIEEDDYFNSLFTLSQNPQIHILSEELNKHIEQKDFQAIQTILSQHQQTPKGLSINRLVAMMYGHQLIPKHDDSVMNRHLQLATIKVVELFQEQQSLGLLSNEFRRFLIDMVKWLKNHWIQWTKTMNPTDDFPKVVWYGDTTVSQRYFLLLLMELGCDVLIFHPAKIDEFAEIDPTESFSITYSYPNQTTLQPFPDKLRDRQATVGYRSSQHFEQLMHDQQSGVYKPWQFKDFMPRSLTLRMTYDDIFIYAKEKALVRPQFEVIGNEVVIPVIFAKISGVSSKREEYWHYMHQLLSSPQTVFVQDFPFTTTSRANFHFHYKHCLVNGELSVERIMQSDWWQYGELTFELQHAIAHTIKTSCEQPMLKQQPNETLYDLQLFIFKQLSMIPQDILRLLQGFDYSQEVPKIVLFQAPQQPALSREDIALLAFLNRFGMDIILYNPTGQLDLEKHLQEDTYDVHRLEHMLFDLHYEEPKQQKKAPDKIIKKLFNRFF
- a CDS encoding HAD family hydrolase, with amino-acid sequence MILFTSDLDRTLIYSKHMMKLFPPATETLVVEHKAEEAMSMMTQATATLLHQVHQQTLFVPVTTRALHQYKRIHFINDLCPTFAIASNGGTILEKGQPYEKWTKILSRRIEDSSIPREDMLKHFYTIQSETWLQRTLYIDDLFYVHHVDIEVLPHDELQAIIQEFDAHGWYVLLQGKKLYFMPKVLTKEAAIEYIKEFCTYDVHIAAGDSIMDYGMLAMADVAFTPNHGDLKDKQPKILQNTTYSAHNGEAFTKDLLEMVLQIASHQTVV